TGCGGCGCCTCGCCGCGGGCCGCCTCGCCGCGCTCCCGCTGGATCCGGGTCAACTCGAGGTACCCCGCGCGGAACACTTCGGTGAGGGGCGACTTCTGCCCTTTTTCCGCCTGCTCGTAGAGCGCGGACAGGCTTTTCCCCTCGGCGAAGGCGCGGGCGAACCCGGCCTGGTTCCGCTCGATCCCCTGGAAGAGACGGAATTTCAGAAAAATAATTGCCCAGGAGACCACGGAGAACCCGACCAGAAGAAGCAGGACGAGCTTGACGATGGGCCCCGCGAGCATGACGTGCTTCAGCACCTGGGTGTCAAAAACCCCCGCCGTTAGCGGGATCACGGGCATAACCAGTTCCACGGGAACGATCAAGGAACCCTCCTCCGGTCGATCTGTTTCAACACCCCTATATAACGGATTCGACGCGACGTTTCAATCACCTTGACAATCTTTTTTCGCGTACATAGGATACGAATTCATAATCCATACATAAAGGAATATATATGAAGAAGACACGGAACACCCGGCAGCGAGGCGTAATCCTCGACATCCTGAGGGAGTCGCGCGAGCATCCCACCGCCGAGACGATCTATCGGGAAGCGCGCAGGGTACTCCCCAACATCAGCCTGGGAACCGTCTACCGGAACCTGAACTTCCTGCGGGACCAGGGGGCATTGCGGGAGATCCGGCCCAGCGAAGGAGGCTCCTCCCGCTTCGACGGGGCGGACACCCCCCACGCGCACTTCCATTGCGCCCGCTGCGGCGCACTCCTCGACATCCCGATGCCCGCGGCCCTCGAATCCCTCCGGTTCGATGAGGAGAGGATCTCGAGCGTTTTCCTCGTCGACCTGCACGTCGTGGGATCCTGCATCGGGTGCTCGGAGCCGGCGACGCACTGATCCGCACGGCTTGTCAAGGAAATGAAAAGGGGGCCTTTCGGCCCCCTTTTCGTTTCGGTGAATCCGACGGCGACGCTTACGAGAGCTTGCGGCCCCCTTCGGCGGCCCACTTCTCCAGCATGTCGGTCGTGACCGACTTCGGCCGCTCGATCGCGTACCCAAGCGCGCGGTCCCAGGTGATGTTGCAAAGGACGCCGAGCGCCCGGCCGACGCCGAAGAGCACGGTGTAGAAGTCGTACTCGGTGAGCCCGTAGTACCACTGGATGACGCCCGACTGCGCGTCGACGTTCGGCCACGGGTTCTTCGCCTTCCCGTGCTCCCGGAGGATGTCCGGAGCCAGCTTGTAGATCATGTTCACCAGCTTGAACATCGGGTAGTCCGGCAGGAACTTCTGGCAGAACTCCATCTGGGAGACGTACCGCGGATCGGTCTTGCGGAGCACCGCGTGGCCGTACCCGGGGATGACCTTCCCGCTGTTCAGGGTGTCCCACAGGAACTTCTTGAGTTCCTCTTCGGTCGGGGTCTTTCCGCCCATCTGCCGCATCACGTCCTGGATCCATCCGAGCACTTCCTGGTTGGCCAGCCCGTGCAGCGGTCCCGCCAGCCCGTTGATGCCGGCGGACAGGGCATAGTAGGCGTCGGAGAGCGCCGACGCGACGAGGTGCGTCGCATGCGCGGAGACGTTGCCGGACTCGTGGTCGGAGTGCAGGATGAAGTACATCCGGGCCACGTCGTCGTAAGGCTTGGCGATCCCCATCATGTGCGCGAAGTTCCCGCCCAGGTCGAGCTTCGGATCGGACGCGATCGGGGTGTCTTCCTTGTACTTCATCCGGTAGATGTACGCCGCGATCTCGGGGAGCTTCGCCATCAGGTTGGTGCAGTCCTCGTACATCGGGTCCCAGTACTCGGTCTTCTTCATTCCCTGGGCGTACCGCTTCGCGAAGAGGGATTCCCGCTGCATGGCGACGATCGCCGCGGAGAACATCGTCATCGGGTGGGTGTCGCGCGGCATCGCGCGGAGGACGTCGAACACGTACTGGGGAACGCGGGCACGGGACTTGAACTCCTCGACAACCGCCAGCGTCTCCTCTTTCGTCGGTACGTCTCCCGTCATCAGGAAGTACCAGAACCCTTCCACGTACGGATAGTCGGAACCCGGCACCTTGGGCAGCGCCGCGAACGTCTCGGGGATCGTCTTGCCGCGGAAACGGATTCCTTCCATCGGGTCGAGGTACGAGATGTCGGTCACGAGGCTGCGGATGCCCCGCGCCCCGCCGACGCACTGCTCGATCGTCACCTGGTCGATCAGGGTGCTCCCCTGCTCCTTCACGAGCTTCGTGATGCGCGGCCGGTGGGCCTGGATCTTTTCGAAGAGCTTCGCCTTAAGATTGGACACTTTTGCGGTACTCCTTTCGTCGGCTTTTTCTGCGATTGCCATGTTCCATGCCTCCTTTCAGGATGTGGGGGGGCAAGGGAACAGCGGCGGTTCCCCCGCGGTTGCCTTCGCAAACCCTCCTTTCGCCATGATTATGCGTGAACTTCGGGCCGAAACCGGGAATCGCGATCGATAGTGTCTAAATACGGGCCGTGATCTCAGGGCTGCGAGATGTATACGGTATACACGGGTGATATTTACTTAGCAGGAAAGGATCCGCGAAGTCAAGGGGAAAGAAAACCCGTTTGACCGCGGGTGATTTCTGGTCTAAGATTAAGCACTTACCGAGGAGAAAGCGATGACGGTCCGGGACGCGAAAATCCTGCTTTTCGACGGTGCGTGCGGGACGAACCTGCAGCGCATGGAGATCCCCGCTTCCGCCTGGCAGGGCCGGGACGGGTGCAACGAATTCCTCAACGTCAGCGCTCCCGAGGTGATCCGGGAGTGGCACTCCTCCTTCCTCTCCGCCGGGGCGACGGCGCTAGAGACGAACACCTTCGGCGCCAACGCGATCGTCCTCGCGGAGTACGGGCTGGCCGACCGCGTCGCGGAGATCAACCGGGCGGCGGTCGGAAACGCCCGCGAGGCGATCCGCCGGCACGGCGGGCCCGCGTACGTGGCCGGCTCCATCGGGCCCACCACGAAACTCCCGTCGCTGGGACACATCGCCTTCGAGCCGATGGCGGCCGCCTTCTCGGAGCAGGCGACGGCACTCGTCGAGGCCGGGGCGGACCTCCTGATCGTAGAGACGTGCCAGGACCTGCTGCAGGTCAAGATCGCGCTGGTCTCCTGCTTCGGGACGCTCGAACGGATGAAGAGGGACATCCCGGTGATGGTCTCCCTCACGGTCGAGAACACCGGGACGATGCTGGTGGGAACCGACGTCGCCGCCGCACTGGCCGCCATCGAGCCGTTCCCCGTCTTCTCGATCGGGCTGAACTGCGCGACCGGCCCCGAGGGGATGACCTCCCACATCCGGTACCTATGTCGCCACTACCGCGGCCGCGTCTCCTGCATCCCCAACGCCGGGATCCCGCAGGTGCGGGACGGGAAGACCCACTACCCCCTTTCCCCCGAGGCGTTCGCCGCCCAACTTTCGGCCTTCGTCCGCGACGACGGCGTCTCGATCGTCGGGGGGTGCTGCGGCACCACGCCGGAGCACATCCGGAAACTCCGCGAGGCGCTCGAGGGAGTCGTCCCCGCCCCGCGGAACGTGGTGGAGAAGCCGTCGCTTTCCAGCCTCTACCAGGCCGCGGAGATCCGCCAGGAGATTCCGCCGTTCCTCATCGGGGAGCGGTGCAACGCGAACGGCTCGAGGCGGTTCCGGGACCTGCTCCTCGCGGACGACTACCCGGGTGCGCTGCGGGTCGCCCTCGAGCAGCAGGAGGACGGCGCGAACGCCGTGGACCTGTGCACCGCCTACGCGGGGAGGGACGAGAAGGCCGACCTCTCCGCCATGGCCCGGCTCTTCGCGCAATCGGTCCAGATCCCGATGGTGATCGACTCGACCACGCCCGACTGCATCGAGGCGGCGCTGAAGATCTACCCCGGGAGGTGCCTCGTCAACTCGGTGAACCTCGAGGACGGAGGGAAGAACCTCGAGCGCGTCTGCCGGCTCGCGAAAACGTACGGGGCGGCGGTCATCGCCCTCACCATCCACGAGAAGGGGATGGCGATGACCGTGGAGGAGAAGGTCGCGACCGCGAAGGCGATCCACGACCTCGCCGTGCACCGGTACGGGCTGCGGCCTTCCGACCTCCTCTTCGACGTCCTCACCTTCACGATCGGGGCGGGGGATGCGACCCTCGTCGACGCCGCCGCGAACACCCTCGCGGCGATCCGGCGGGTGAAGGAGGAACTCCCCGGCGTCTTCACCCTGCTCGGCGTGAGCAACATCTCTTTCGGCCTCTCCCCCGCCTCCCGCCGGGTGCTGAACTCCGTCTTCCTGCACGAGGCGGTCGCCGCCGGGCTCGACGCGGCGATCATCGACGCGGCAAAGGTCCTGCCGATGTCGAAGATCTCCGACGCCGACCGGGAAGTCTGCCTGGACCTGATCCACGACCGCCGGGGGAGCGGCGCGGAGTCCCCCCTCTCCGCCTTCCTTCGCCATTTCTCGGACGTGAAGCCCGTGGAGGAGGAGGCCGCGGGGGACAGGAACCTCCCCGCGATCCCCCCGGAAGAGGAACTGGCCGAAAAGGTGGTGGCGGGAGACAAGGAGGGACTTGAGGACCTTCTCTCCATCCTCCTGTCGCGGCGGCCGCCGGCGTCGATCATCAACCAGGTGCTGGTGCCGGCGATGCGCCGGGTCGGGGAGCTCTTCGGGCGGGGCGAGATGCTCCTCCCCTTCGTCCTCCAGTCCGCCGAGGTGATGAAGCGGTCCGTCGACACCCTCGCCCCCTTCATGGAGAAGGCGGAACGCGAGGAGGGGCGCCGGGTCCTGCTGGCCACCGTGGCCGGGGACGTGCACGACATCGGGAAGAACCTGGTCGACATCATCCTCTCGAACAACGGGTACCGGGTCGTGAACCTGGGGATCAAGGTGCCGGCGGAGACGATCATCGAAAAGGCGCGGGAGCTCCGGGTGGACGCGATCGGGCTGTCGGGACTGCTGGTGAAATCCGCCCTGGTGATGCGGGAGAACCTGCCGCAGTTCGCCGCCGCGGGGCTTCGCGTCCCCGTCCTCCTCGGAGGGGCCGCCCTCACCGGGAAATTCGTGGCGCAGGAGTGCGTCCCCGGGTACCCCGGCCCGGTGGTCTACTGCGCCGACGCGTTCGCGGGCCTGTCGGCAATGCGCCGGATCGACGAGGGGACCCTGGCGTCGACCGTCTTCGACGCGGCGGGAACGACGCCGGCGATGACTCCCGGCCCCCGTGGAACCGCCGTCGCCCGGGACAACCGGGTCCCCGCGCCGCCCTTCCTCGGAGCCCGGCACATCGACGGGATCGATCCGGACGCGCTGTACCCGTACGTCAACGAGCAGGCCCTCTTCCGCGGTCGATGGGGGTACCGGAGGGGGAAACTGACCGCGGCGGCGTACGAGGAACTGGTGCGGGAGAAGGTCCGCCCGATGTACGAGGAGCTGAAAGCGCGCGGCGTGGATAAGAAACTCCTCGCCCCGAAGGTCGCCTACGGCTGGTTCCGCGCCTTCGCGGAGGAAGACACGCTCGTGGTGGAGCACGACGGGCGCTCGTGGCCCTTCCCTTTCCCCCGGCAGAAGAACCCGCCGCACCTGTGCATCGCGGACTATTTCCGGACCCGGGAAGAGGGAGGGGACGTCGCCGGTTTTTTCGTGGCGACCATCGGGGAAGAGATGGCGCGGGCGACGAAGGAGCTGTTTGCCTCGGACCGGTACCACGACTACCTGATGCTCCACGCCTTCGGGGTCGAGGTCACCGATGCGCTGGCGGAGTACTGGCACGAGGTCATGCGCCGGGAGATCGGAATCGAGGGGGACCGTCCGGCCGCGACAACAGATTCCGGGGCATCCATGCCTGTCGCGGCACTAGGCCTTCCCTGGCCGTCGTCCTCCTTCTCGAGGTACGTGGTCCAGGAGTACCAGGGGTCCCGATACGGCTTCGGGTACCCCGCCTGTCCGGACCTCTCCGCGCACACGGCGGTATTCGAGCTGCTCGACCCGGGCCGGATCGGGGTGACGCTCACGGAGTCGATGGAAATGGTGCCCGAACAGACCACCTCGGCGATCGTCGTCCACCACCCCCAGGCGAAATATTTCTCCGTCTGAGAGGAGGCACGTCATCAAGAAGTACATCTGCGCGAACTGCGGCTACGTCTACGATCCGGCGGCCGGAGACCCGATGAACGGGATCCCCCCGGGGACGTCGTTCGACGCCCTCCCCACGGGGTGGGTCTGTCCGATGTGCTACGCGCAAAAATCCTCGTTCGACGAACTGGAGTAGCCCCTGGACCTCCTGGCGCGCATGAAGAAGTCGCCGTTGATCTTCGACGGCGCCATGGGAACGATGTTCTACGACCGCGGCGTGTTCATCAACACCTGCTACGACGAACTGTGCCTGACCAACCCCAAGCTCGTCCTCCAGATCCACCGCGACTACGTGGAGGCCGGGGCCGAGGTGATCGAGTCGAACACCTTCGGCGCCAACCCGATCCGGCTCAAGCCGTACGGCCTCGCGGAGAAGACGGAGGCGATCAATCGCGCCGGGGTCCGGTTGGCGAGGGAGGCGGCGGGGGAGGATGTCTTCGTCGCGGGGTCGGTGGGACCGTGCACCGAGTCCCGCCAGCGGATGCCCGACACGTTCGCCTCCGAGGTCGAGGCGGCGTTCCGGACGCAGATGGGGGCCCTCGCGGCGGAGGGGGTGGACCTGTTCCTCCTCGAAACCTTCTCCAACCTGAACGAGCTCCATCTCGCCGCGAGGGTGGCGAAGGAGTTCGGCAAGCCGGTCCTCGCCTCCTTCGTCCTCAACGAGCGGGGCGAGACCGCGCTGGGAACACGGGCGGAGGCGATGGCGTCGGCCCTCTCCGGAGACCCCAACGTCGATATCGTCGGGATCAACTGCGGTACGGGTCCTTCCGGCGCCTTCGACGCGCTCCAGGCGATCCTCCCGCACACCGGGAAACCGGTGGTCGTCATGCCGAACGCCGGGATGCCCCGCGAGATCAGCGGACGCGTGATGTACCTGACGAGCCCGGAATATTTCACCGAGTACGCGAAGAAGTACATCGAGCTGGGGGTCCGGGGCGTCGGGGGGTGCTGCGGGACGACGCCGGCGCACATCCGGATGGCGGCGCGGGCCGTGAAGCCGCTGCGCGTCGGGAAGCGGCGGGTGGTGGTCAAACCCCTGCTCCGGCAGGAGTCGCTGGTCTACTCGGTACCGACCGAGCGGAAGTCCCGCCTTTCGGCGAAGATGTGCGCGGGGGAGAAGGTCACGTCGGTGGAGCTCCTCCCTCCGAAATCGAGCGACATGACCGCGCTGCTCGACAGGGCACGGAAGTGCGCGGAGGCCGGAGTCGACGCGATCAACATCCCCGACGGCCCCCGGGCGAGCGCCCGGGTCTCCCCGATGATCTCCGCCCTCACCATCCTGCAGCAGGTCGGGATCGAGCCGATCCTGCACTACTGCTGCCGCGACCGGAACCTGATCGGGATGCAATCCGACCTGCTGGGGGGATACGCCGCGAAGCTCGCCAACTTCCTCATCATCACCGGGGACCCGCCGAAACTGGGCGAGTACCCCGACGTGACCGGCGTCTTCGACGTGGATTCCATCGGGCTGGTGCAGGTGGCGTCCAACCTGAACCACGGGCTGGATATCGGCGGCAACCCGATCGATCCGCCCACGGGCCTGTTCATCGGGGTGGGCGCCAACCCGTGCGCGGTGGACCTGGAGCGCGAGGTCGAGCGGTACTTCCGGAAGATCGACGCGGGGGCGGAGTTCGCCATCACGCAGCCGGTGTTCGATCCGGAGGCGCTGCTGCGGTTCCTCGACCGCGTGGAGACGTACCATCGGAAGATCCCCGTGCTCGCGGGGGTCTGGCCGCTCATCAGCTTCAAGAACGCCGAGTTCATGAACAACGAGGTCCCGGGCGTGGTGGTGCCGAAGGCGATCCTCGAACGGATGTCGCGCTGCCGGACCCGGGAGGACGGGCGGAAGGCGGGGATCGAGATCGCCCGCGGGATCGTCGGGAGGATTTCGGACCGCGTGAACGGCTTCCAGGTGAGCGCCCCGATGGGGCACGTCGAGACGGCGCTGGCGGTCCTCGGGAAGGCCTCCTGAAAAATTTCTCCCCCTTCTGTTGACAATTCCCTCCCGCGCCGAAGTACACTGCAACCTATGGACGAGACCGGACTGAAATTTTCCGAAGATCACGTATGGGTCCTCGAGATGGGCCCCACCGTACGCATCGGCGTTTCCGACTATGGGCAGGAACAGCTGGGGGAGATCCTCTCCGCGGTTCTGTGCGAAGTCGGGAAGTTCCTCGAGCCGGGAGACACGTTCAGCGAGCTGGAATCGCAGAAAACCGTGATCGAGCTCCCCTCCCCCGTCACGGGGACGGTCCGGGCCGTCAACGAGGCGATCCCCGACGACCCCTCCGTGATCAACGTCGACCCGTACGGCAAGGGGTGGATCGTCGAGGTCGAGATCGAGGAACCCGAGGAGCTCGAGCGATTGATGAACGGCGAGGACTACGAGACGTTCGTGGAGGAGTAGCCCGCCTCCCCCTTCCCGGCCGGATAAAAAAAACGCCCCCCGGGTTTCCCCGAGGGGCGTTTTTCCTGTTCCAGCCTTGTTACTTCTTTCGTTTGGCCGCCAGCACCTTGTCGAGGTCGGCCTTCGCCGCCCGGAGCATGTCCAGGCTGAGCTTGTGGTTGTGGACTCCGCGGCCGGCGGAGACCGCCTGGTAGTTCGCGTCCGCCTGGCGGATCAGCGTCTCCTCCTTCGAGACGTCCCTTCCCGACTTCTTCGACCGGGAGACGTACTCCTTCGCCTCCTCGAGCGCCACGGCGATGGCGTTCTCCTGCTTCGTGATCGACTGCTTCCAGTCGAGGAGCATCTTCCCGTACTTCGCGTCGTGGCACTCCTCGCATTTCGCCTTGACCGTGAGCACCGTCTGCGTTCCCTTCTTCAGTTCGTGGCACTCGGTGCACTTCGTCTTCGCGGCGGCCATCACGTCCGGCGCCGGGGTCGCCCCGTACGCCTTCACGTTTCCCTCGTAGAGGGCTTTCTGCGCCTTGTGGCAATGCCCGCAGTCGATGTCCTTGCTCTCGTGGTGGCACTTCATGCACTCGGACTTCGTCACGATGCGCATCTTGTGCTTCTCGGGAGAGTGGCACTTCGCGCACTCGATCCCCACGTCCTTCACGTGGAGGGCGTGCGGGAACGACAGCTCCATCTCCTTGAAGAACACCTTGTCCGACGGCATGACCCGGGAGTGGCACAAGGTGGCGCAGTACGCCGACGGAGAAGCCAGGATCGGCGGCCTGGGAGGCCCGCCCGCAACCCCCGCCATCCGGTAGGCCGCGGTCACCTGCTCGAAGCCGACCCGGACGATCTTGAGGGCGTACTCGATGTTGTGGGACCCGCGCCCGGCCCGCAGGAAGTCCAGGTTCGCCTGCGCGTCCGAAACGAGCGCCCGGGCGCCCGCGAGCTTCTTGTTGGAGGTGGCCCCGCTCCCGACGGCCGCCTTCCCGGCGCGCACGATCCCCTCCATCCCGGCGACGAGGTTCCGGGATTCCCGGATCCAGTCGTCGAGCATCAGGTCGTACCGCTTCCCGTGGCACGCGACGCAACTCTGCCGCTCCGCCGTCCGCTTGCTTTCCCCGGGGAACGACACGCCGGACTCCTTCACCTCGACGGACCGGGTGTGGCACCCGTTGCACGAAACCTGGGCGGAGAACATCCGGGAGGGGGTGTCGGGAACGCCCCTCGCGCTCGCCCCCATGTACATCTCCTTCTGGTAGTTGTGCAGCCGCTTGTGGCAACCGTCGCACTGGACCTCGAAGGTCTTCACCAGCTCGACCTGGCCGTGCCGGACCCGGTCGTGGCACTTGAAGCACTGGATCGCCTTGCCGGTGACGTGGGTGCGGTGGATCGCCAGCACGTCCCCCTTCTTGTCGAGCCTCCCGATGTGGCAGTCGTAGCAATGGGAGTCCTGCACCTTACCGTCGCCGTCGGACACCCGGATGTGGCACTGCTTGCACGCGACGCCGATCTTCAGGTACGAATCGTGGGAAAACGCGAAACCGCTGTGCTCCACGACTTTCGTGGGCGTCCCGTGGCACCCCGGGCAGCCGCCCAGGGCTTGCCCGGCGCTGATCCCCTTGAAGTGGCACAGGAAGCAGACGCCGGTGTCGACCTGGGTGTGCGACCCCTTGACGATGTGCTCCCCCTGGACGATCGCGTTGTGGCAGCTCGTGCAGCGAAGCTTCTCGCCGCGCTTGAGCTTCGTCATGTGGTCCTGGTGGTCGAAGGTGATGTTCCCCAGCTTCGCCTTCCCCTTTTCGATCCGTCCCTCGTGGCATCCGTTGGCGAGGCACGAGGCGTCCTTCACGTCGGCGCGCGGCCTGGGATTGTAGAGCCCCGTCCAGTACTTGAGGGTGGTCACCGTGATGAAGACGGGCGAGAAGGAGTGGCACTTGATGCACGACACGCCCGAGTGGGCAGAGGCCTTCCACTGGTCGACGTACGGATCCATATAGTGACACGCCCGGCAGGAGCCGGGGAAATAGGCCGACACGAAGAAGGCCCCGTTGATGACGATGAGGAGCCCGACTACGATCGCAACGAAAAGAACGACCGGCTTCCGGTTTTCGACCGTGAATTTCCACCAGGCCAGGAACGACTCCTTCATCGGTTGGTGACCTCCGCCGACTCGCCGGCTCGCCGCGCAATGATTTCTTCAAGCTCCAGGGGGTGCTCTTCCTTCATCTCATGCTCGGACATCTGGCCGTGCCACCAAAGCAGCGTCCCGGGAAACCGATCCGGGTTGAAGTGGACGTTGTAGAAGTGCCAGATGACGATCGCGAGGGTCGCCAGCATCGCCTCGTCGCTGTGCATCTCGTGCGCCACGTCGAGGGCGTACTTGGGCAGGAACCGCAGGACGTCCGTCTCGAACCAGAGGAACAGCCCCGATCCGATCATGATGATGCAGCCCCAGTAGACCGCCCAATAGTCGAACTTCTCGATGTAGCTGAACCTCCCGAAACGCGGCTTGTCGGGGACCTTGCCGAGGAAGTGCCGGATGTTGTGCGCGATGTCCTTGGCGTCGCCGGGCTTGGGGATCAGGAGCCAGAAGTCGCGGCGTCCGTCCCGCGTGAGGACCGTGTAGATGAAGTGATGGACCATGAAGTAGATCAGCATCCCCGCGCCGATGCGGTGGACGATCGTGGAGTTCTGGATCCCGCCCCAGAAGTTGATGACGAATCGCGAGAGGATGAAGTTGGGGAACTTCAGCGGCATCCCGGTGATGATGAGCAGGATGACCGAGGAGAACATCACCATGTGCTGGAAGCGGAAGTTCCGGTTGAACCGCTGGAACAGTTCCCCTTCCTCCTCGTGCTTCTCCTTCTTGCGGGCCTCCTTCGCGAGAAGGGCCGCGCCCTTCCGGTCCGCGGCGGTCCGGGCCCGAAGATCCCGCTCGATCTCTTCCCGCACGCGCAGCCGGATCTTCTCGCGCAGCGCCTCGGCCTGATCCGGGGGCAGCCCCGTCACCTGATCGTTCACCGCCGCCTCGATCTCCCGTTCGACGGCGTCCCTGGTTGCGTTTTTCCGGTCGTCCTCAGCCATGCCAGTCACTCCCCAATCTGTCTGTTATCAGGAAACCCCAACAATTCGTGCAGCGGAACATAGCTCGCGGGGGGCTTCCTCTCCGCTTCGCTCCAGACGCCGCTGCGAGGAACCCCCCGCTGCGCTATTGTTCCGCACTCCGTGTCGGTTCCTTACCCGATGACGCCGGTCGGGTCACCGCTCCCCGCGCAGGCGCCGCGTTCTTCCGTACATGTCGAGGAAGATGTGCGCAACGAGGGCGAGCATGGTGCCGATGGTGAGCCACTT
The sequence above is drawn from the bacterium genome and encodes:
- a CDS encoding cytochrome c3 family protein translates to MKESFLAWWKFTVENRKPVVLFVAIVVGLLIVINGAFFVSAYFPGSCRACHYMDPYVDQWKASAHSGVSCIKCHSFSPVFITVTTLKYWTGLYNPRPRADVKDASCLANGCHEGRIEKGKAKLGNITFDHQDHMTKLKRGEKLRCTSCHNAIVQGEHIVKGSHTQVDTGVCFLCHFKGISAGQALGGCPGCHGTPTKVVEHSGFAFSHDSYLKIGVACKQCHIRVSDGDGKVQDSHCYDCHIGRLDKKGDVLAIHRTHVTGKAIQCFKCHDRVRHGQVELVKTFEVQCDGCHKRLHNYQKEMYMGASARGVPDTPSRMFSAQVSCNGCHTRSVEVKESGVSFPGESKRTAERQSCVACHGKRYDLMLDDWIRESRNLVAGMEGIVRAGKAAVGSGATSNKKLAGARALVSDAQANLDFLRAGRGSHNIEYALKIVRVGFEQVTAAYRMAGVAGGPPRPPILASPSAYCATLCHSRVMPSDKVFFKEMELSFPHALHVKDVGIECAKCHSPEKHKMRIVTKSECMKCHHESKDIDCGHCHKAQKALYEGNVKAYGATPAPDVMAAAKTKCTECHELKKGTQTVLTVKAKCEECHDAKYGKMLLDWKQSITKQENAIAVALEEAKEYVSRSKKSGRDVSKEETLIRQADANYQAVSAGRGVHNHKLSLDMLRAAKADLDKVLAAKRKK
- a CDS encoding MotA/TolQ/ExbB proton channel family protein — translated: MIVPVELVMPVIPLTAGVFDTQVLKHVMLAGPIVKLVLLLLVGFSVVSWAIIFLKFRLFQGIERNQAGFARAFAEGKSLSALYEQAEKGQKSPLTEVFRAGYLELTRIQRERGEAARGEAPQGGRTAPFPIDNVQRAMYKTTHEQVGSMEDLLPFLATTGSATPFIGLFGTVWGIMNAFSGIATTGNATLATVAPGIAEALIATAAGLA
- the gcvH gene encoding glycine cleavage system protein GcvH; its protein translation is MDETGLKFSEDHVWVLEMGPTVRIGVSDYGQEQLGEILSAVLCEVGKFLEPGDTFSELESQKTVIELPSPVTGTVRAVNEAIPDDPSVINVDPYGKGWIVEVEIEEPEELERLMNGEDYETFVEE
- a CDS encoding citrate (Si)-synthase, producing the protein MSNLKAKLFEKIQAHRPRITKLVKEQGSTLIDQVTIEQCVGGARGIRSLVTDISYLDPMEGIRFRGKTIPETFAALPKVPGSDYPYVEGFWYFLMTGDVPTKEETLAVVEEFKSRARVPQYVFDVLRAMPRDTHPMTMFSAAIVAMQRESLFAKRYAQGMKKTEYWDPMYEDCTNLMAKLPEIAAYIYRMKYKEDTPIASDPKLDLGGNFAHMMGIAKPYDDVARMYFILHSDHESGNVSAHATHLVASALSDAYYALSAGINGLAGPLHGLANQEVLGWIQDVMRQMGGKTPTEEELKKFLWDTLNSGKVIPGYGHAVLRKTDPRYVSQMEFCQKFLPDYPMFKLVNMIYKLAPDILREHGKAKNPWPNVDAQSGVIQWYYGLTEYDFYTVLFGVGRALGVLCNITWDRALGYAIERPKSVTTDMLEKWAAEGGRKLS
- a CDS encoding bifunctional homocysteine S-methyltransferase/methylenetetrahydrofolate reductase; translated protein: MKKSPLIFDGAMGTMFYDRGVFINTCYDELCLTNPKLVLQIHRDYVEAGAEVIESNTFGANPIRLKPYGLAEKTEAINRAGVRLAREAAGEDVFVAGSVGPCTESRQRMPDTFASEVEAAFRTQMGALAAEGVDLFLLETFSNLNELHLAARVAKEFGKPVLASFVLNERGETALGTRAEAMASALSGDPNVDIVGINCGTGPSGAFDALQAILPHTGKPVVVMPNAGMPREISGRVMYLTSPEYFTEYAKKYIELGVRGVGGCCGTTPAHIRMAARAVKPLRVGKRRVVVKPLLRQESLVYSVPTERKSRLSAKMCAGEKVTSVELLPPKSSDMTALLDRARKCAEAGVDAINIPDGPRASARVSPMISALTILQQVGIEPILHYCCRDRNLIGMQSDLLGGYAAKLANFLIITGDPPKLGEYPDVTGVFDVDSIGLVQVASNLNHGLDIGGNPIDPPTGLFIGVGANPCAVDLEREVERYFRKIDAGAEFAITQPVFDPEALLRFLDRVETYHRKIPVLAGVWPLISFKNAEFMNNEVPGVVVPKAILERMSRCRTREDGRKAGIEIARGIVGRISDRVNGFQVSAPMGHVETALAVLGKAS
- a CDS encoding rubredoxin, which produces MKKYICANCGYVYDPAAGDPMNGIPPGTSFDALPTGWVCPMCYAQKSSFDELE
- a CDS encoding transcriptional repressor — its product is MKKTRNTRQRGVILDILRESREHPTAETIYREARRVLPNISLGTVYRNLNFLRDQGALREIRPSEGGSSRFDGADTPHAHFHCARCGALLDIPMPAALESLRFDEERISSVFLVDLHVVGSCIGCSEPATH
- the metH gene encoding methionine synthase, with amino-acid sequence MTVRDAKILLFDGACGTNLQRMEIPASAWQGRDGCNEFLNVSAPEVIREWHSSFLSAGATALETNTFGANAIVLAEYGLADRVAEINRAAVGNAREAIRRHGGPAYVAGSIGPTTKLPSLGHIAFEPMAAAFSEQATALVEAGADLLIVETCQDLLQVKIALVSCFGTLERMKRDIPVMVSLTVENTGTMLVGTDVAAALAAIEPFPVFSIGLNCATGPEGMTSHIRYLCRHYRGRVSCIPNAGIPQVRDGKTHYPLSPEAFAAQLSAFVRDDGVSIVGGCCGTTPEHIRKLREALEGVVPAPRNVVEKPSLSSLYQAAEIRQEIPPFLIGERCNANGSRRFRDLLLADDYPGALRVALEQQEDGANAVDLCTAYAGRDEKADLSAMARLFAQSVQIPMVIDSTTPDCIEAALKIYPGRCLVNSVNLEDGGKNLERVCRLAKTYGAAVIALTIHEKGMAMTVEEKVATAKAIHDLAVHRYGLRPSDLLFDVLTFTIGAGDATLVDAAANTLAAIRRVKEELPGVFTLLGVSNISFGLSPASRRVLNSVFLHEAVAAGLDAAIIDAAKVLPMSKISDADREVCLDLIHDRRGSGAESPLSAFLRHFSDVKPVEEEAAGDRNLPAIPPEEELAEKVVAGDKEGLEDLLSILLSRRPPASIINQVLVPAMRRVGELFGRGEMLLPFVLQSAEVMKRSVDTLAPFMEKAEREEGRRVLLATVAGDVHDIGKNLVDIILSNNGYRVVNLGIKVPAETIIEKARELRVDAIGLSGLLVKSALVMRENLPQFAAAGLRVPVLLGGAALTGKFVAQECVPGYPGPVVYCADAFAGLSAMRRIDEGTLASTVFDAAGTTPAMTPGPRGTAVARDNRVPAPPFLGARHIDGIDPDALYPYVNEQALFRGRWGYRRGKLTAAAYEELVREKVRPMYEELKARGVDKKLLAPKVAYGWFRAFAEEDTLVVEHDGRSWPFPFPRQKNPPHLCIADYFRTREEGGDVAGFFVATIGEEMARATKELFASDRYHDYLMLHAFGVEVTDALAEYWHEVMRREIGIEGDRPAATTDSGASMPVAALGLPWPSSSFSRYVVQEYQGSRYGFGYPACPDLSAHTAVFELLDPGRIGVTLTESMEMVPEQTTSAIVVHHPQAKYFSV